A section of the Acanthochromis polyacanthus isolate Apoly-LR-REF ecotype Palm Island chromosome 13, KAUST_Apoly_ChrSc, whole genome shotgun sequence genome encodes:
- the mmp20b gene encoding matrix metalloproteinase-20, whose product MHVMLLSCCVLVLLMPGPCFTAPTFMPEEESTPSPEPQVDLKLATDYLQQYYNLQKDPLGRIKRSRPSFTTKVKDMQIFFGLNATGMLDSDTLEVMRNPRCGVPDVEEYSHIQGTRWNKNVITYSIGRYTRDLPRSTVDSLIESAFSVWARASGLTFVRSHTRSADIMVEFVTHEHGDLYPFDGPRGTLAHAFGPGLGVGGDTHFDDDERWTAGETGFNLFVVAAHEFGHALGLKHSRNPGSLMYPTYTSLHPANLLSREDVVNINALYSPVRGHPNYALRGSQMNPWMSGSLFPRRLQDKCAPDMTFDAVSTLGDATFFFRDRYLWIKHNAQYGIKEGPISNFMPKIETSIDAAFWVPRRSTAYLIHESMFWTVKGSLVKGKPRALSHFGFPAWVQDVDAAVHMPKTGRTLFFMHDIYWSYNENRKVMDFGYPKYISERFPGVNATINAAIHKEGFIYFFLGPQVYKYDYSQKHVVGVETANSWLGC is encoded by the exons ATGCATGTCATGCTGCTCTCTTGCTGTGTCCTGGTTTTGCTTATGCCCGGTCCATGTTTTACGGCACCCACATTTATGCCGGAGGAAGAGAGCACTCCTTCACCAGAACCACAGGTTGACTTGAAGCTGGCCACA GACTACCTTCAGCAGTACTACAACCTGCAAAAAGATCCCTTGGGGCGCATTAAAAGGAGCAGGCCCTCCTTTACCACCAAAGTGAAAGACATGCAGATTTTCTTTGGGCTGAATGCAACAGGCATGTTAGACTCTGACACCCTGGAGGTGATGAGGAACCCGAGATGTGGCGTTCCAGATGTGGAGGAGTACAGTCACATCCAGGGAACACGATGGAATAAGAATGTCATCACCTACAG CATTGGCAGGTACACCAGAGATTTGCCTCGCAGCACTGTGGACTCTCTGATTGAGTCAGCATTCAGCGTTTGGGCCAGAGCCAGCGGTCTGACGTTTGTCAGGTCACACACCCGCAGCGCTGACATCATGGTGGAGTTTGTGACCCACG AGCATGGTGATTTGTATCCATTTGACGGACCCAGAGGCACACTGGCTCATGCTTTCGGTCCAGGCTTGGGTGTCGGAGGGGACACACACTTTGATGACGATGAGCGCTGGACAGCAGGAGAAACAG GTTTTAATCTGTTTGTGGTGGCAGCTCATGAGTTTGGCCACGCTTTGGGCCTTAAGCACTCCAGAAACCCAGGATCACTGATGTACCCGACATATACGTCCTTACATCCTGCCAACCTGTTATCCAGAGAAGATGTAGTCAATATCAACGCACTTTACA GTCCTGTCAGAGGGCATCCAAATTACGCTTTGAGAGGCTCTCAGATGAACCCCTGGATGTCCGGCTCCCTGTTTCCCCGACGCCTGCAGGACAAATGTGCTCCAGACATGACCTTCGATGCGGTGTCCACTCTTGGAGATGCCACCTTCTTTTTCAGAGACAG GTATCTCTGGATTAAACATAATGCACAATATGGCATCAAAGAAGGTCCCATCTCCAACTTTATGCCCAAGATTGAAACCAGCATTGATGCTGCCTTCTGGGTACCTCGCAGATCCACCGCTTACCTTATTCATG AATCCATGTTCTGGACAGTGAAAGGCTCTCTGGTGAAGGGAAAGCCCAGAGCACTCAGTCACTTTGGATTTCCAGCCTGGGTTCAAGACGTGGATGCAGCGGTGCACATGCCAAAAACAGGACGCACCCTCTTCTTCATGCATGACATTTACTGGAG TTACAATGAAAACCGAAAGGTGATGGACTTTGGTTACCCGAAGTACATCAGCGAGAGGTTTCCCGGAGTCAACGCTACGATAAACGCAGCCATTCATAAAGAGG gtttcatCTACTTCTTTTTGGGACCACAAGTCTACAAATATGACTACAGCCAGAAACACGTAGTGGGAGTCGAGACAGCAAATTCCTGGCTTGGCTGTTGA